In Alteromonas naphthalenivorans, one DNA window encodes the following:
- a CDS encoding LacI family DNA-binding transcriptional regulator encodes MATIKDIAQAAGVSLATVSRVINNGPKVGKDTRQRVKLIMEEMGYRPNANARALVTKRSASLGVVLAELHDPFFAMLAHGVETVTRKNNVQILLSAGSIEKETELRAIEILLEHRVEAMVVHSKALDDKTLIDFAKQVPGFVLINRYIPEIANRCVWLDNVTGGRLMAEHAINQGHKNLAVISSQYRIDDPNHRLEGIVNAVEAAKLSLPESMIEYATPDQEGGELAMQNLLATGAEFTAVLAYNDAMASGAMTMLQDHGIAVPEQVSVMGYDDVLLAKYCRPKLTTLRYPIEMMAAKAAELALKYAAGAKPEEGLTFKYTPTIVKRDSVVRV; translated from the coding sequence ATGGCTACGATTAAAGACATTGCTCAGGCTGCAGGTGTATCGCTTGCAACCGTTTCACGCGTTATAAATAACGGCCCTAAAGTTGGCAAAGATACTCGTCAACGGGTTAAGCTCATCATGGAAGAAATGGGTTATAGACCCAATGCTAATGCCAGAGCTTTGGTGACTAAGCGCAGTGCGTCGCTAGGCGTAGTATTAGCTGAACTTCACGACCCTTTTTTCGCTATGCTTGCCCATGGTGTTGAAACCGTTACTCGCAAGAATAACGTTCAAATCCTGTTAAGTGCGGGCTCGATAGAAAAAGAAACCGAACTGCGTGCCATCGAAATTTTGTTGGAACACCGCGTTGAAGCCATGGTGGTTCACAGTAAAGCGTTAGACGATAAAACCCTTATCGACTTTGCTAAGCAAGTACCTGGATTTGTATTAATCAACCGCTATATTCCTGAAATTGCTAATCGCTGCGTTTGGTTAGATAACGTAACCGGTGGACGCCTGATGGCTGAACACGCTATCAATCAAGGACACAAGAATTTGGCGGTCATTAGCAGCCAATACCGCATTGATGATCCTAACCACAGACTAGAAGGCATCGTAAACGCTGTCGAAGCAGCCAAGCTTTCCTTACCTGAAAGCATGATTGAGTATGCGACCCCAGATCAAGAAGGTGGTGAATTAGCCATGCAGAACTTACTCGCTACTGGCGCTGAATTTACTGCGGTGCTTGCCTATAACGATGCAATGGCCTCTGGGGCAATGACCATGTTACAAGACCATGGCATTGCCGTACCCGAGCAAGTGTCGGTGATGGGCTATGATGATGTGTTGTTAGCTAAATATTGTCGCCCTAAATTGACAACCTTACGTTACCCCATAGAAATGATGGCAGCAAAAGCGGCAGAACTTGCACTGAAATACGCTGCTGGGGCTAAACCTGAAGAAGGCCTCACCTTTAAATACACGCCCACTATCGTTAAACGTGACTCGGTTGTACGGGTCTAG
- a CDS encoding MFS transporter: MNALELRASLALASVYVLRMLGLFMVMPVLAVAAMDYSDYSPLMVGLAVGGYGLTQAALQIPMGMMSDKWGRKPVILFGLAVFAFGSFVAANADTMAWLIVGRILQGAGAIAGAIMALATDVSRESQRAKVLAIIGIAIGFSFYMAVLLGPLIANNWGLAGIFAITGMLAIVCMPLVQWVVPNGEILSSGDTLPQKGQLKRLVFSSQLWRLNVSVLILHMLITLLFVQLPLTLLHFDMALDTHWTVYLPVLGISVVGLVIMMGMARGRTPKSFLFFAVVLMGSAFAALAMKDHSWWVTTAAVVLFFTGFNYLEANFPSLVSSIAPAGQKGTAMGIYASFQFFGAFLGGMLSGFVTDIWTPDIAYMIGAVSTLIWLYIIWGLKEVSRVKRVMMNGSFTEQQQNALEKNISLVPGVLEVTLNSQNGTVYLKVNRDFDATQARAVIDSA; the protein is encoded by the coding sequence TTGAACGCTTTGGAATTGCGCGCCTCGCTAGCGCTTGCATCTGTTTATGTACTTCGCATGCTGGGATTATTTATGGTGATGCCGGTATTAGCCGTCGCTGCTATGGATTATTCAGATTACTCGCCACTAATGGTGGGGTTAGCGGTGGGTGGATACGGTTTAACACAGGCTGCTTTGCAAATTCCAATGGGTATGATGTCTGATAAATGGGGTCGCAAGCCCGTTATTTTGTTCGGATTGGCTGTATTTGCGTTCGGTAGCTTCGTGGCGGCTAACGCTGATACCATGGCCTGGCTTATCGTTGGGCGTATATTGCAAGGAGCAGGCGCTATCGCTGGTGCGATTATGGCATTAGCCACCGACGTTAGCCGTGAAAGCCAGCGGGCAAAGGTATTGGCTATCATCGGTATTGCTATTGGTTTTTCTTTTTATATGGCTGTGTTGCTAGGGCCATTAATTGCTAACAATTGGGGTTTAGCTGGTATTTTCGCTATTACCGGTATGTTAGCTATTGTTTGTATGCCTCTAGTGCAATGGGTTGTGCCAAACGGTGAAATACTCAGTAGCGGCGATACGTTACCCCAAAAGGGTCAACTTAAACGCTTGGTGTTCTCTTCACAGCTTTGGCGTTTAAACGTCAGTGTGCTTATTTTGCACATGCTTATCACTTTGCTATTTGTACAACTTCCCTTAACGTTACTGCATTTCGACATGGCCCTTGATACCCATTGGACCGTGTATTTACCGGTATTAGGTATTTCTGTGGTGGGGCTAGTCATAATGATGGGAATGGCCCGAGGTCGCACGCCGAAATCCTTTCTATTTTTCGCCGTGGTGCTGATGGGCAGTGCGTTTGCAGCCCTTGCCATGAAAGACCATAGCTGGTGGGTAACTACAGCAGCTGTTGTACTGTTTTTCACTGGGTTTAACTATTTAGAAGCGAACTTTCCTTCTCTTGTTTCCAGTATCGCGCCAGCGGGTCAAAAAGGCACTGCCATGGGGATTTATGCTAGCTTCCAGTTCTTCGGCGCTTTTTTAGGTGGCATGTTATCTGGCTTTGTGACCGATATTTGGACACCTGATATTGCCTATATGATTGGGGCGGTAAGCACGTTGATTTGGCTGTATATTATTTGGGGGCTTAAGGAAGTAAGCCGCGTTAAGCGTGTCATGATGAACGGTAGCTTTACTGAACAGCAGCAAAACGCGTTAGAGAAAAATATTTCTTTGGTTCCAGGTGTTTTAGAGGTGACTTTAAATAGTCAAAATGGCACGGTATATTTAAAAGTAAATCGAGATTTCGATGCTACCCAAGCTAGAGCGGTAATTGATAGCGCTTAG
- the galK gene encoding galactokinase: MDNQLLSSEFTRCFGTEPTLIAHAPGRVNLIGEHTDYNEGFVFPAAINFGTWVAASKRDDNDIVVTALDYENQQNQFSLNDIQYDDNQGWANYVRGVVKVLKDALPDFSGANLVVTGNVPQGAGLSSSASFEIAILKALSALYELPLDGVQAALLGQKAENTFVGCSCGIMDQLVSAMGHEGSAMLLDCQSLAIEHSPLPSSHQIVIINSNVKRGLVDSEYNLRREQCEQGASLLSVPSLREATIEMLETAKPHMPEVVYRRARHIITENARTLSASEALKVGDITTVSEAMAESHVSMRDDFEITVPPIDYLVEIIGEVLGETGGVRMTGGGFGGCVVALVPTDSVDAVKQVVADKYFDETGYKADIYVCTATQGAFA, encoded by the coding sequence ATGGATAACCAGTTACTTTCATCAGAATTTACACGTTGTTTCGGCACAGAGCCTACGCTTATTGCCCACGCGCCAGGTCGAGTGAACCTAATCGGTGAGCATACCGACTACAACGAAGGATTTGTGTTTCCAGCCGCCATTAACTTTGGTACGTGGGTTGCTGCATCCAAACGTGATGACAACGATATTGTAGTGACAGCGCTTGATTATGAAAATCAGCAAAATCAGTTTTCACTTAACGATATTCAGTATGACGACAATCAAGGCTGGGCGAATTATGTGCGTGGCGTAGTTAAAGTGCTTAAGGATGCCTTACCTGATTTTTCTGGTGCTAATCTTGTTGTTACAGGCAACGTGCCACAAGGCGCGGGTTTAAGCTCATCTGCTTCTTTTGAAATCGCTATTTTGAAAGCCCTTAGCGCACTATATGAATTACCGCTAGACGGTGTTCAAGCGGCCTTACTTGGTCAGAAAGCTGAAAACACCTTTGTGGGTTGTTCGTGCGGCATTATGGATCAATTGGTATCGGCAATGGGGCACGAAGGAAGTGCAATGTTGCTTGATTGCCAATCACTGGCGATTGAACATTCTCCACTGCCATCATCACATCAGATTGTGATCATTAACTCAAATGTAAAACGCGGTTTGGTAGACAGCGAATACAATTTGCGTCGTGAACAGTGTGAGCAAGGCGCGTCGTTATTAAGCGTTCCGTCGTTACGTGAAGCAACGATAGAAATGCTGGAAACCGCTAAGCCCCATATGCCTGAAGTGGTTTATCGCCGGGCCCGTCATATTATTACTGAAAATGCGCGTACATTAAGTGCAAGTGAAGCGTTGAAGGTAGGTGATATCACTACGGTGAGTGAGGCGATGGCAGAGTCGCATGTTTCTATGCGCGACGACTTTGAAATTACCGTACCGCCCATTGACTACCTTGTTGAAATTATTGGTGAAGTATTAGGTGAAACCGGTGGCGTTCGCATGACGGGCGGTGGTTTTGGTGGCTGCGTCGTGGCGTTAGTTCCAACTGATTCTGTCGATGCGGTTAAGCAAGTGGTTGCTGATAAGTACTTTGACGAGACTGGCTACAAAGCTGATATATATGTATGCACTGCCACTCAAGGTGCATTTGCTTAA
- a CDS encoding aldose epimerase family protein, with amino-acid sequence MKVEASDFGVVDGENVTLYTLSNSQGMQAKILNYGGIIHELNVPDDQGKLHACVQSYSTIDGYVDDPSYRNAIVGRFANRIGHGTFTLEGTEYHLDKNGGEHNLHGGIPGFHKKMWKAKAETHADSVSLSLSLSSPDGEGGFPGNVNVEAIYTLDDANTLSLSLNATTDKATPFSLTQHAYFTLSKDKTVGSTFVQIDAKKVTDADNTLLPTGSLVEVTDTPFDFSELTRVNENSVKSHDLYNLVGGYDHNFVLNESVAGKPQAQVFAEDTHLQMDLYTDLPGIQFYTGSLQTDSQLGALCLEPQHFPDAPNKPQFPDCIIYPDKPFTAEIRYQFKLI; translated from the coding sequence ATGAAAGTTGAAGCGTCTGATTTTGGTGTCGTTGATGGTGAGAATGTCACCCTTTACACGTTAAGTAATTCACAGGGTATGCAGGCAAAAATTTTGAATTATGGCGGCATAATTCACGAATTAAATGTGCCAGATGACCAAGGTAAGCTTCATGCTTGCGTGCAGTCTTATTCAACCATTGATGGCTATGTGGACGACCCCAGTTATAGAAATGCAATAGTCGGGCGTTTTGCCAACCGTATTGGGCATGGAACGTTCACGTTAGAAGGTACGGAGTATCATCTAGATAAAAATGGCGGTGAACATAACTTGCACGGCGGCATTCCTGGTTTCCATAAAAAGATGTGGAAGGCTAAAGCAGAAACGCATGCTGACAGTGTTTCGTTGTCTTTAAGCTTAAGTAGCCCCGATGGCGAGGGAGGTTTTCCTGGCAACGTAAACGTTGAGGCTATTTATACCTTAGATGATGCTAATACGTTATCGTTGTCATTAAATGCTACCACAGACAAAGCGACCCCTTTCAGTCTCACCCAACATGCTTATTTTACGTTAAGTAAAGATAAGACAGTGGGAAGCACCTTCGTGCAAATTGACGCAAAGAAAGTTACCGATGCAGACAATACCTTGTTGCCAACAGGCAGCCTTGTAGAGGTTACAGACACGCCGTTCGACTTTAGTGAACTAACGCGGGTGAACGAAAACAGTGTGAAATCACATGATTTGTATAATCTAGTGGGTGGATACGATCATAACTTCGTATTAAATGAATCGGTTGCTGGAAAACCTCAGGCCCAAGTTTTTGCTGAAGATACACACCTACAAATGGATTTATATACCGACTTACCGGGTATTCAGTTTTACACTGGAAGTCTACAAACTGACAGTCAGCTTGGCGCATTATGTTTAGAGCCTCAGCACTTCCCCGATGCACCGAATAAGCCACAGTTTCCTGATTGCATTATTTATCCCGATAAACCTTTTACCGCTGAAATTCGGTATCAATTTAAGCTGATTTAA
- a CDS encoding UDP-glucose--hexose-1-phosphate uridylyltransferase: MGKPFDPTDDPHRRYNPLLGEWVLVSPHRAKRPWQGQSEEPSNEQKPSYDPTCYLCPGNTRVNGEVNPSYTGTFVFENDFAALKKDTEQASEKSGLFQFETEQGCSRVICFSPDHSKTLPELTDDERADVVNCWKAQTKELGEEFTWVQVFENKGSAMGCSNPHPHGQVWAQQHLPSDPAKKLVQLGQYYAENQRPMLLDYAEQEVEKQERVVCQNDDWVVVVPYWAAWPFETLLLPRFNVQSLDKITDAQSYSLAQIIGDITSRYDNLFETSFPYSMGWHSAPFDNETHPEWTVHAHFFPPLLRSASVRKFMVGYEMMAEAQRDLTPEQAADRLKALPVVHYKKRENTNG; the protein is encoded by the coding sequence ATGGGAAAGCCCTTCGACCCAACTGACGACCCACATCGCCGTTATAACCCACTACTAGGTGAATGGGTTTTAGTGTCGCCACATCGCGCTAAGCGCCCTTGGCAAGGACAATCTGAAGAGCCTTCGAACGAGCAAAAGCCCTCATACGATCCCACTTGCTACTTATGCCCAGGAAATACGCGGGTAAACGGTGAAGTGAACCCAAGCTACACGGGCACATTCGTTTTTGAAAATGACTTTGCCGCATTGAAAAAAGATACAGAACAAGCCAGTGAAAAAAGTGGGTTGTTCCAGTTTGAAACCGAGCAAGGTTGCAGCCGTGTTATCTGCTTCTCTCCCGATCACAGCAAAACGTTGCCGGAGCTTACCGACGATGAACGTGCCGATGTGGTGAATTGTTGGAAAGCACAAACCAAAGAACTGGGCGAAGAGTTTACCTGGGTTCAGGTTTTTGAAAATAAGGGCTCTGCAATGGGGTGTTCAAACCCGCATCCTCACGGGCAAGTTTGGGCGCAGCAGCATTTACCTTCAGACCCAGCTAAAAAGCTGGTTCAACTAGGTCAATACTATGCAGAAAACCAACGCCCTATGTTGCTCGATTACGCCGAACAAGAAGTGGAAAAGCAAGAGCGAGTAGTTTGTCAAAACGATGACTGGGTTGTAGTAGTACCATACTGGGCAGCTTGGCCTTTTGAAACCTTATTGCTTCCGCGCTTTAACGTACAGTCATTAGATAAAATAACCGATGCGCAATCTTACTCGTTGGCGCAAATTATTGGTGATATTACCAGTCGCTACGACAATTTATTTGAAACATCATTCCCTTATTCAATGGGCTGGCATAGTGCGCCGTTCGATAACGAAACGCACCCAGAATGGACTGTACACGCCCATTTCTTCCCGCCACTTTTACGCTCAGCAAGTGTACGTAAATTTATGGTTGGCTACGAAATGATGGCTGAAGCTCAGCGCGATCTTACGCCCGAGCAAGCTGCAGACCGATTAAAAGCACTGCCTGTAGTGCACTATAAGAAACGCGAGAACACCAATGGATAA
- a CDS encoding alpha/beta hydrolase: MTFSKIFTVAVMSLGLAACAINVTPSAFFHQDNQIKPLTTTKLHAAIEQDKTSAGITRVEIDNEQGLTLRGVAVSYAEPVVNIVFYADNRMPVSENNSVLHRLGKIPANILWMDYQGVGASEKSEKLSINAIKADALTVFDYAEGIFDKSLPTIVHGRGVGSYFASYVAANKPIGGLVLDGAFNDISDLIANMVPGFSNSLTSMKLHPEVHLMQIAPILRHYEGPLWLLVGEKDVITPFEISKQLLATAASDAKYISVVPGATHNATLKHDFAIEEYQRFISHISP; this comes from the coding sequence ATGACATTTTCAAAAATATTCACTGTGGCTGTTATGTCATTGGGCTTGGCCGCCTGCGCGATTAATGTAACCCCAAGCGCTTTTTTTCATCAAGACAACCAAATAAAACCACTGACTACCACAAAGCTACATGCCGCCATCGAGCAAGACAAAACTTCAGCTGGGATTACTCGCGTAGAAATTGATAATGAGCAAGGCCTCACCTTAAGAGGTGTAGCGGTGTCGTATGCTGAACCTGTGGTGAATATTGTTTTTTACGCCGATAACCGTATGCCGGTGAGTGAAAACAACAGCGTGTTGCATCGCTTAGGTAAGATTCCAGCGAATATTCTTTGGATGGATTACCAAGGTGTGGGTGCCAGTGAGAAATCTGAAAAGCTCAGCATTAATGCGATTAAAGCCGATGCATTAACTGTTTTTGATTACGCCGAAGGTATATTCGATAAGTCACTGCCCACTATTGTGCATGGCAGAGGCGTGGGCAGCTATTTCGCAAGCTATGTGGCGGCAAACAAACCTATTGGCGGGCTAGTGCTCGATGGGGCGTTTAACGACATATCCGATCTTATTGCCAATATGGTGCCTGGGTTTTCTAATTCACTAACCAGCATGAAACTTCACCCTGAAGTACATTTAATGCAAATAGCGCCTATTTTGCGACATTACGAAGGCCCATTGTGGTTATTGGTAGGCGAGAAAGACGTCATCACCCCATTTGAAATCAGCAAGCAGTTATTAGCGACTGCCGCGAGTGATGCAAAGTACATTAGCGTGGTACCCGGTGCTACCCATAACGCCACGCTGAAACACGACTTTGCGATAGAAGAATATCAAAGGTTCATCAGCCATATAAGCCCGTAG
- a CDS encoding HAD family hydrolase produces the protein MIDLSSFKGIIFDMDGTLVDSMGRHINAWQVTCEVFGYPFDANYIHSLGGVPTLETVEMLNAKYNIQNDVEEVAGFKKRASEKLPDIPMLIPDTLAVFNHYIKSHPISVGTGSDRQHAEWLLSHHNIIDQLKVLVTADDVKNGKPHPETFLMAAEAMHVAPEDCVVFEDTEMGQRAALDAGMTCVMVKDGKIVNSLV, from the coding sequence GTGATAGATTTATCGTCTTTTAAAGGCATTATTTTTGATATGGATGGCACCCTAGTCGATTCAATGGGCAGACATATCAATGCGTGGCAAGTGACTTGTGAAGTATTCGGCTACCCTTTTGATGCCAATTACATCCACAGTTTAGGCGGCGTACCAACACTCGAGACCGTCGAGATGTTGAATGCTAAATACAATATACAAAACGATGTCGAAGAAGTGGCAGGTTTTAAAAAGCGTGCCTCAGAAAAGTTACCCGATATCCCTATGTTAATTCCAGATACCCTCGCCGTATTTAACCATTACATTAAAAGTCATCCAATTTCTGTGGGCACCGGCTCTGACAGACAACATGCTGAGTGGTTATTAAGTCATCATAATATTATCGATCAATTGAAAGTATTGGTCACCGCCGATGATGTCAAAAACGGCAAACCCCACCCAGAAACCTTCCTAATGGCTGCAGAAGCAATGCATGTTGCGCCAGAAGATTGTGTAGTATTTGAAGATACTGAAATGGGTCAACGGGCAGCGTTAGATGCAGGAATGACATGTGTTATGGTAAAAGACGGTAAGATAGTAAATTCATTGGTGTAA